The Gloeomargarita sp. SKYB120 genome has a segment encoding these proteins:
- a CDS encoding FkbM family methyltransferase has translation MISTLKAALKPLIPASLRRPLKRRLQQALSYFRPEFTPITPGGLDVQELVQLLGKDNPVILEIGCNNGEHTVQFLECFPRAKIYCFEPDPRAIADFQQRLGNDPRVQLYPIAISNQDGEIPFFMSDTHPDAAIARSWYDSGSIRRPKRHLERFPWIVFEKTITVPTQRLDTWCQAHSITQIDFIWADVQGAEVDLIQGGKQTLEKTRYFYTEYSNVELYEGQINLAHILRLLPNFRLVYRFAGDVLLQNQRLQ, from the coding sequence ATGATTTCAACCTTGAAAGCCGCCCTCAAGCCCTTGATTCCGGCTTCACTCCGGCGACCCCTCAAGCGGCGCCTTCAACAGGCACTCAGTTACTTCAGGCCCGAATTCACACCCATTACCCCCGGTGGTTTGGATGTGCAGGAACTGGTGCAACTTCTTGGAAAAGACAACCCCGTGATCCTAGAAATCGGCTGTAATAACGGGGAACACACCGTGCAGTTTCTGGAGTGTTTTCCACGGGCAAAAATCTACTGTTTTGAACCGGACCCCCGCGCCATTGCTGATTTTCAACAGCGCCTAGGGAACGACCCACGGGTGCAACTCTATCCCATCGCGATTTCCAACCAGGATGGGGAAATTCCGTTTTTTATGAGCGATACCCACCCAGACGCGGCGATAGCTCGTAGCTGGTACGATTCGGGTTCCATCCGCCGGCCCAAACGGCATCTCGAACGGTTCCCTTGGATTGTTTTTGAAAAAACAATCACTGTCCCCACCCAGCGCCTAGATACCTGGTGCCAGGCACACTCAATTACCCAGATTGATTTCATCTGGGCTGATGTCCAGGGAGCGGAAGTTGATTTGATCCAGGGCGGCAAACAGACCTTGGAGAAAACCCGCTATTTCTACACAGAATACTCGAACGTGGAACTGTACGAAGGCCAAATTAATCTCGCGCACATCCTGCGACTGCTTCCCAATTTCCGCCTGGTGTACCGCTTTGCAGGTGATGTGTTGCTCCAGAACCAGCGGTTACAATAA
- a CDS encoding CHAT domain-containing protein, whose amino-acid sequence MKGFYRNLQQAPIKAEAWRQVQIALLRGLQGGVPVPLVIAQ is encoded by the coding sequence ATGAAGGGGTTCTATCGGAACTTGCAACAAGCCCCCATCAAGGCCGAAGCATGGCGTCAAGTTCAGATTGCCCTGTTGCGGGGTTTGCAAGGGGGTGTGCCGGTGCCGCTAGTGATTGCTCAATAG